One Deltaproteobacteria bacterium DNA window includes the following coding sequences:
- a CDS encoding aldehyde ferredoxin oxidoreductase family protein, with amino-acid sequence MKGHFGKFLKIDLTARKTEEIPISDADQKIYVGGSTLAASMIYDDVKPDMDSLAPENPIVFATGPFTGSNVPMVSRAAICGISPSTGLWGEATTGGKFPMRLKGTGYDAILVVGNAEKPVYLYINENRMEIRDASHLWGKGDIYETQKQIKSEVDGKSAVACIGLGGENRIHYAGVMNDEGRAAGRCGMGALMGAKNLKALVVSGGRKAEIANPERLKLAISQARDAIESNAYTQAYKLYGTNIYMDLGMRLGDAPAKYFTRSVFPAARIHGPAFRERYRMSNYACTGCPIGCGRTIKEFSKDIKQVDGPEYETVAAFGPLCMNFDMDSIVMANHLCNAHGIDTISTGVSIAFAMHLYEHGILTQETAGMEIRWGDAETILKLVRMIIRQEGIGKMLSKGVKQMAAELEADPEMAAHVKGLEFPMHDPRAYQGAALAYAVGPRGACHLKGALYSLDAPGTEVGLSLGITFTDKNDPDQKGALTAKLLQFCELYNSFTLCQFSPLPASIIARIMGDITGTDFKTMDLLTFGERSLNLKRAINNKLGVTGVDDRIPAIVRKALSEGATAGIEPDMDRMLKEFYAVSQWDPETGKPQKEKLKELGLDRVADDLYA; translated from the coding sequence ATGAAAGGACATTTTGGAAAATTCCTGAAAATCGATCTTACCGCCCGCAAAACAGAAGAAATACCCATCAGCGATGCGGATCAGAAAATCTATGTGGGCGGATCGACCCTGGCCGCCAGCATGATCTATGATGATGTCAAACCGGATATGGATTCCCTGGCCCCTGAAAATCCTATTGTCTTTGCCACCGGCCCATTTACCGGATCCAATGTGCCCATGGTCAGCCGGGCCGCCATATGCGGCATCTCGCCCAGTACGGGCCTGTGGGGCGAAGCCACCACCGGCGGAAAATTTCCCATGCGTTTGAAAGGCACCGGCTATGACGCCATCCTGGTTGTGGGCAACGCGGAAAAACCGGTTTACCTTTACATAAATGAAAACAGGATGGAAATCCGGGATGCCTCTCACCTCTGGGGTAAGGGCGACATTTACGAAACGCAGAAACAAATCAAATCCGAAGTGGATGGAAAGTCCGCCGTGGCCTGTATCGGTTTGGGGGGCGAAAACCGTATCCATTACGCCGGTGTCATGAACGACGAGGGCCGTGCCGCCGGTCGCTGCGGAATGGGGGCGCTGATGGGCGCCAAAAATCTAAAGGCACTGGTTGTGTCAGGAGGCCGAAAAGCGGAAATTGCCAACCCGGAAAGACTCAAGCTGGCGATCAGCCAGGCCAGAGACGCCATTGAAAGCAATGCCTACACCCAGGCATACAAGCTCTACGGCACCAATATCTATATGGATCTGGGCATGCGGCTGGGAGACGCACCGGCCAAATACTTTACCAGGAGCGTATTCCCTGCGGCCAGGATCCACGGGCCGGCATTTCGGGAGCGCTATCGAATGTCCAATTACGCCTGTACCGGCTGCCCCATCGGATGCGGGAGAACGATCAAGGAATTTTCAAAAGATATCAAACAGGTGGACGGCCCGGAATATGAAACGGTGGCCGCATTCGGCCCGCTTTGCATGAATTTTGACATGGATTCCATTGTCATGGCCAACCATCTGTGTAATGCTCACGGCATTGATACCATCTCCACCGGCGTATCCATCGCGTTTGCCATGCATTTGTATGAACATGGCATCCTTACTCAGGAGACTGCCGGCATGGAAATCCGTTGGGGCGATGCGGAAACCATCCTGAAACTGGTTCGAATGATTATCAGACAGGAAGGGATCGGAAAGATGCTGTCCAAAGGGGTGAAGCAGATGGCCGCGGAACTGGAGGCGGATCCGGAGATGGCCGCCCATGTCAAAGGCCTCGAGTTTCCCATGCACGATCCCCGCGCCTACCAGGGCGCGGCCCTGGCATATGCTGTCGGACCCCGTGGGGCCTGCCACCTGAAAGGTGCCCTCTACAGCTTGGATGCGCCGGGCACTGAAGTGGGGCTTTCTCTGGGCATCACCTTTACCGACAAAAACGATCCCGATCAGAAAGGAGCGCTTACCGCAAAGTTGCTTCAGTTTTGCGAACTGTATAACAGCTTCACCCTCTGCCAGTTCTCCCCCCTGCCCGCTTCCATCATTGCCCGGATCATGGGCGACATTACGGGGACCGATTTCAAGACCATGGACCTGCTGACATTCGGCGAACGGTCCCTGAATTTAAAACGCGCCATCAACAACAAGCTGGGGGTCACCGGCGTCGATGACCGCATCCCTGCCATTGTCAGAAAGGCGCTCTCCGAAGGCGCCACTGCCGGCATTGAGCCGGACATGGATAGGATGCTCAAGGAATTCTACGCCGTGAGCCAGTGGGACCCGGAGACCGGAAAGCCCCAAAAGGAAAAATTGAAGGAATTGGGGCTGGATCGCGTGGCGGATGATTTATATGCCTAA
- a CDS encoding nitroreductase, translating to MDIETAVRQRRSIRMFKPEPVAKEVIRQILEDARWSPSWGNSQPWELYVVTGEALERFKKANRDKCLDGEPHMSEITMPEVWPEIMKKRYVDVGKSVLTALSIAREDAAARNQYYGEMFNLFGAPCMILVCLGKSLKIEYAMLDVGLMMQTFCLLAHAKGLGTCMLAASVRYPHLLREILSISEDRVVVIGTAMGYPDWDSPVNNFERKRAGLEEFVTWLS from the coding sequence ATGGATATTGAGACTGCAGTCAGACAAAGAAGAAGTATTCGCATGTTCAAACCGGAACCGGTAGCGAAGGAGGTTATCCGTCAAATCCTGGAAGACGCCCGTTGGTCCCCCTCGTGGGGTAACTCTCAGCCTTGGGAACTCTATGTGGTTACCGGAGAGGCGCTGGAGAGATTTAAAAAGGCAAATCGTGACAAGTGCCTGGACGGCGAGCCTCACATGTCTGAGATCACAATGCCGGAAGTATGGCCGGAGATTATGAAAAAAAGATATGTTGACGTGGGAAAAAGTGTCTTGACCGCTCTCTCTATCGCCCGGGAAGATGCCGCCGCCCGTAATCAATATTATGGGGAGATGTTTAACCTTTTTGGTGCTCCGTGCATGATTCTGGTATGCCTTGGCAAAAGCCTCAAAATAGAATATGCGATGCTGGATGTGGGGCTTATGATGCAGACTTTCTGCCTCCTTGCCCATGCCAAAGGACTTGGAACCTGTATGCTGGCCGCATCCGTACGATACCCACACCTTTTAAGGGAAATCTTGTCTATTTCTGAGGACCGGGTTGTGGTTATCGGAACGGCTATGGGATACCCCGACTGGGACTCGCCGGTCAATAATTTCGAAAGGAAAAGGGCGGGATTGGAGGAGTTTGTAACCTGGTTGAGTTGA
- a CDS encoding SDR family oxidoreductase, with protein sequence MRSEPVLVTGATGYVGGRLVPLLLDSGHRIRVMGRSMAKLDCRPWAGHPNVELIKGDVFDADSLKAASHGCWAAFYLVHSMTSRTRDFAEADRRAAHNMAEASAAAGIERLIYLGGLGDDSPDLSEHLRSRIEVARILESSTVPVTFLRAAVILGSGSASFEMLRYLTERLPVMTTPAWVRTPCQPIAIRNVLGYLKGCLENEETAGRRFDIGGPDILTYESLIQLYAEERGLSRRIIVPVKALSPRLSSWWVHLVTPVPSSIARPLIEGLKSPVVCKENSIRELIPQELISCRQAIRFALQRVRQQCVETCWSDAGALEMPEWTQCGDADYAGGTIYECGYRAVIEASHQEVWDRIKVIGGRTGWYFGDFLWKIRGALDRLVGGIGLRRGRRDSAELMIGDALDFWRVLDMKPPSSLKLLAEMKLPGEAVMEFRLHPLGKDRTELQLLSRFLPKGLWGMIYWYALYPFHQWIYAGMLKQLALSVGRPVSEGPDRFAPRRQHVCHVPPKE encoded by the coding sequence ATGAGATCCGAACCGGTTTTGGTTACCGGGGCAACCGGATATGTAGGCGGCCGGCTTGTTCCTCTGCTGCTCGATTCAGGGCACCGGATCAGGGTCATGGGCCGTTCAATGGCCAAGCTCGACTGCCGTCCCTGGGCCGGACACCCGAATGTAGAATTGATAAAGGGCGATGTTTTTGACGCGGATTCCTTGAAAGCGGCAAGTCATGGCTGTTGGGCAGCCTTTTATCTGGTCCATTCCATGACGTCCCGCACCAGGGATTTTGCCGAGGCCGACCGAAGGGCGGCCCACAACATGGCCGAAGCATCTGCCGCCGCGGGGATTGAGCGATTGATCTACCTGGGAGGGCTTGGGGATGATAGCCCGGATTTAAGTGAGCACCTGCGTTCGAGGATCGAGGTGGCCCGCATCCTGGAATCCAGCACGGTCCCGGTCACCTTCCTTCGTGCAGCTGTTATTCTGGGTTCAGGCAGTGCCTCCTTTGAAATGCTCCGCTACCTGACGGAGCGCCTTCCGGTCATGACCACGCCCGCATGGGTGCGAACGCCCTGTCAGCCGATTGCCATTCGAAATGTCCTGGGTTACCTGAAAGGGTGTCTCGAGAATGAAGAGACTGCTGGCAGACGCTTCGATATCGGCGGCCCGGATATCCTGACGTACGAGTCGCTTATCCAGCTCTATGCAGAGGAGAGGGGACTTTCCAGACGCATCATTGTTCCAGTTAAGGCCCTCTCGCCCCGTCTTAGCTCGTGGTGGGTCCATCTGGTGACGCCCGTCCCGTCATCCATCGCACGGCCCCTTATCGAGGGGTTAAAAAGCCCGGTGGTGTGTAAAGAAAACAGCATCCGTGAGCTGATCCCTCAGGAGCTGATAAGCTGTCGCCAGGCCATCCGCTTTGCTCTTCAGCGGGTTAGGCAGCAATGCGTGGAAACCTGCTGGTCGGATGCCGGCGCACTTGAGATGCCGGAGTGGACCCAGTGCGGGGATGCGGATTATGCAGGCGGCACGATCTATGAGTGCGGATATCGGGCGGTTATTGAGGCCTCGCATCAGGAGGTTTGGGACCGCATCAAGGTCATCGGGGGCCGCACGGGCTGGTATTTTGGTGATTTTCTCTGGAAGATCCGCGGCGCCCTGGATCGTTTGGTCGGGGGTATCGGTCTGAGGCGTGGTCGACGGGATTCGGCTGAACTAATGATCGGCGATGCCCTCGATTTTTGGCGGGTCCTGGATATGAAGCCCCCATCGAGCCTAAAACTGCTGGCGGAGATGAAGCTTCCCGGAGAGGCAGTGATGGAGTTTCGCCTGCACCCCCTCGGGAAAGATCGGACGGAACTCCAACTCCTCTCTCGATTTCTGCCAAAGGGCCTCTGGGGCATGATCTACTGGTATGCGCTTTATCCTTTTCATCAATGGATCTACGCAGGCATGTTGAAACAGCTCGCCCTGTCCGTAGGAAGACCTGTTTCGGAGGGTCCGGACCGGTTTGCACCGCGCAGACAGCATGTATGCCATGTCCCGCCGAAGGAGTGA
- a CDS encoding cyclic nucleotide-binding domain-containing protein translates to MFKSKIAEILSHVEVFSGLTRDDLKVISKECQRVRFSEGEILIEMGTPSAAFYILIKGQVKVILPKRIEGGRERRVSEITLNTLNQGDCFGEYSLIEKKPGSASVIGSQPGEALKLEKRSFEELMTNDRIGKTVYRNLLRILIRRLRKKEEELDLVLIAG, encoded by the coding sequence ATGTTCAAGAGCAAAATTGCAGAGATCTTATCACACGTGGAAGTATTTTCTGGATTGACAAGAGATGATTTAAAGGTCATTTCCAAAGAGTGCCAGCGGGTCCGTTTCTCAGAAGGAGAGATCCTGATCGAAATGGGAACGCCGTCGGCTGCTTTTTATATCCTCATCAAGGGGCAGGTCAAGGTCATTCTTCCGAAACGGATCGAAGGAGGGAGGGAGCGTCGGGTATCGGAAATCACCCTGAATACCTTGAACCAAGGCGATTGCTTTGGTGAGTATTCCCTCATTGAAAAAAAGCCTGGATCCGCTTCTGTTATCGGATCCCAGCCTGGTGAAGCCCTGAAGTTGGAGAAGAGAAGTTTCGAGGAGTTGATGACCAATGATCGTATCGGCAAGACCGTATATCGAAATCTGCTCCGGATACTCATTAGAAGGCTTCGGAAGAAAGAGGAGGAATTGGATCTCGTGCTGATTGCGGGGTAG